In Sardina pilchardus chromosome 8, fSarPil1.1, whole genome shotgun sequence, a genomic segment contains:
- the mblac2 gene encoding metallo-beta-lactamase domain-containing protein 2 gives MSAQDWYAHKSVGDGLFWVQERFYQSGNRANIWVIRGSHQDVVIDTGLGLRSLPEYIKANGLLGDDSQRKNPVLAIGTHVHFDHAGGLHQFQQVGVHKTEVDALANGDNFETVTWLSDREVVETPTPGWRARQYRVKAVQPTHILQEGDVINLGDRQLNVLHMPGHSRGSICLHDAERKLLFSGDVVYDGAMIDWLPHSHVGDYVRSCERLLAMAELDQVEQVLPGHFNTFGAKRLQRLASAYVSGAGACHRLSACAIRSVASIALRSSCC, from the exons ATGTCTGCACAGGATTGGTATGCGCACAAGTCTGTCGGAGACGGACTCTTCTGGGTCCAGGAGCGATTTTACCAATCGGGTAACAGAGCTAACATTTGGGTCATACGCGGCTCCCATCAGGACGTGGTGATAGACACAGGATTGGGACTGCGGAGCCTTCCGGAGTACATCAAGGCTAACGGCCTCTTGGGGGACGATTCGCAGCGCAAAAACCCTGTTTTAGCAATCGGGACACACGTTCATTTCGACCATGCGGGTGGTCTCCATCAGTTTCAACAGGTGGGCGTTCACAAGACAGAGGTCGATGCACTTGCTAATGGAGATAACTTCGAAACAGTAACCTGGCTGTCTGACAGGGAGGTTGTTGAGACCCCCACGCCCGGATGGAGAGCCAGGCAATACAGAGTGAAGGCTGTCCAGCCGACTCACATATTACAGGAAG GTGACGTCATCAACCTGGGCGACCGTCAGCTGAACGTCCTCCACATGCCGGGCCACTCGCGCGGCAGCATCTGCCTGCACGACGCCGAGCGCAAGCTGCTGTTCAGCGGCGACGTGGTCTACGACGGCGCCATGATCGACTGGCTGCCGCACAGCCACGTGGGCGACTACGTGCGCAGCTGCGAGCGGCTCCTGGCCATGGCCGAGCTGGACCAGGTGGAGCAGGTGCTGCCCGGCCACTTCAACACCTTCGGGGCCAAGCGGCTCCAGCGGCTGGCCTCGGCCTACGTGTCCGGGGCGGGCGCCTGCCACCGGCTCTCGGCCTGCGCCATCAGGTCGGTGGCCAGCATAGCGCTACGCTCCTCCTGCTGCTAG
- the polr3g gene encoding DNA-directed RNA polymerase III subunit RPC7: protein MAGGRGRGMAAFSFRVENLGINRGNMPDGRRGPNPLFPMMEYKPVALEPSHGDDYMLALKQEIRGTMRRLPCYLKANVAKSEVEKYKDKYVKESQKREDEGWTPDWERLPKELMPKKNLPKKKSVLKKKRKTLTSLEKDSLLSKLSELEKTDNVNADEEKEEEKEEKKKGEDEAEDGEEIEGEEYDDEEIEEENDYIASYFEDGDDFGAGSDDNMDGEATY, encoded by the exons ATGGCAgggggcagaggcagagggatGGCAGCCTTCTCCTTCAGGGTGGAGAATCTGGGCATCAACAGGGGCAACATGCCAGATGGCAGAAGGGGGCCTAACCCACTTTTCCCA ATGATGGAGTATAAACCTGTAGCACTGGAGCCAAGCCATGGCGATGACTACATGCTCGCCCTGAAACAGGAGATCAGGGGAACGATGCGCAGGTTGCCCTGCTATCTGAAGGCTAATGTAGCCAAGTCTG AAGTGGAGAAGTATAAAGATAAATATGTAAAGGAAAGTCAAAAACGTGAGGATGAGGGGTGGACACCAG ATTGGGAACGTCTGCCAAAAGAACTAATGCCAAAGAAGAACTTGCCAAAAAAGAAGTCAG TATTAAAGAAGAAACGCAAAACATTGACCAGCTTGGAAAAAGACAGTTTGCTCTCAAAATTAAGC GAGCTGGAAAAGACGGACAACGTAAACGCAGAtgaagaaaaggaagaggagaaggaagaaaaaaagaaaggagaagatgAAGCTGAAGATGGAGAAGAAATTGAAGGAGAGGAGTATGACGATGAAGAAATTGAGGAG GAGAATGATTACATCGCCAGCTACTTTGAAGATGGTGATGACTTTGGCGCTGGCAGTGATGACAACATGGATGGTGAAGCTACATATTAA
- the lysmd3 gene encoding lysM and putative peptidoglycan-binding domain-containing protein 3 encodes MTGKNQHNGFQSATAMQPTFGGHAYIFGNGSETECSEEDGENYELRSRARDRMRRSTSRDRLDDIVYLVKDIKDGDTLNSISLQYFCSVADIKRANNLLTEQDFFALRSIKIPVKRFSVLTETHNTTPHKSASPGTTRRLVEFAASTSEVVDSASSSSTDSVGSFLQEKDKDIELLVKSTGSSRNSLDEVVSSLSPQQPLLGDPERRAPLRKDPYYGADWGMRWWTAVAIMLVVGIITPVFYLLYYEVLMKADVSHHNATNPHVTPVMNGLHKAVDTKGGSVGETGHEDIPHRDAKAQPPPEMKDHQDQKGGDT; translated from the exons ATGACTGGGAAAAACCAGCACAATGGTTTCCAGTCAGCCACCGCTATGCAGCCCACCTTCGGAGGGCACGCATACATCTTTGGGAATGGTTCGGAGACGGAGTGTTCGGAGGAAGACGGGGAGAACTACGAGCTGCGTTCCAGAGCACGAGACCGAATGCGTCGGAGCACCTCAAGAGACCGACTTGACGACATAGTCTACCTTGTCAAGGACATCAAAGATGGAGACACTCTCAATAGCATTTCACTCCAGTATTTTTGCTCG GTGGCAGATATCAAAAGGGCCAACAATCTTCTCACAGAGCAGGACTTTTTTGCATTGAGGTCAATCAAGATCCCAGTAAAACGGTTCAGTGTTCTGACGGAGACCCACAACACCACTCCTCACAAGTCCGCCTCCCCAGGAACAACCCGTCGCTTGGTGGAGTTTGCGGCATCCACCAGCGAGGTGGTGGACtctgcatcctcctcctccacagacaGCGTGGGTAGCTTCCTCCAGGAGAAGGACAAGGACATCGAGCTGCTGGTCAAATCCACAGGCTCCTCCAGGAACAGTCTGGATGAGGTGGTGTCCTCCCTCAGTCCCCAGCAGCCCCTGCTGGGAGACCCAGAGCGCCGAGCGCCCCTGAGGAAGGACCCTTACTACGGAGCGGACTGGGGCATGCGCTGGTGGACCGCGGTGGCCATCATGCTGGTGGTGGGAATCATCACGCCCGTGTTCTACCTGCTATACTATGAGGTGCTGATGAAAGCTGACGTTAGTCATCATAACGCTACAAACCCACACGTGACCCCAGTCATGAATGGACTGCACAAGGCTGTGGACACTAAAGGGGGTTCGGTTGGAGAAACAGGACACGAGGATATTCCTCATCGGGACGCGAAGGCACAACCACCCCCTGAAATGAAAGACCACCAGGACCAGAAGGGAGGGGACACGTAG